Proteins encoded in a region of the Inquilinus sp. KBS0705 genome:
- the ppk1 gene encoding polyphosphate kinase 1, translating into MDTKNIPLINREISWLYFNDRVLQEAADPAVPLIERIRFLAIFSSNLDEFYRVRVATLSRLANLNEKAKEILGYNPKKVLAQIKTIVVKQERKFNHLYEDIIVKELAEEKIFLLNDKQLNVTRGEFVKSFFREKLLSTLVPIMLDDTLPMPELRDRAIYFFVKLTNGKKSRFALIEFPDNLPRFLVLPETNNLKFIILLDDIIRYNLEDIFFIFDHDNIEAYSLQLTRDAELDLDKEVSVKFIDALAKSLQKRSKGKPMRLLYDGEMPEEMLNYLVKKMKLGKENLIPGNRYHNFKNFIAFPNVGRPDLEYTKNLPLAVDGLSFGKSLMGMIAKKDFLISTPYQSFDYVIHFLREAAIDPKVKEISITVYRLAENSKIIHALINAAKNGKRVYCLVELRARFDESNNIYWSNRLEEGGVNVLYGMDGYKVHSKICLVTRMEKGKQAYYACLSTGNFNEKTAAIYADHTLLTANKKITADLVNIFRALNKNTLPKGLKNLIVSPIDSRPNIYQLIDNEIKLAKAGKKAYMIFKMNSLADEQLIAKLYQASNAGVRIKLIVRGMCCLIPGVKGCSENIKIISIVDKYLEHSRVHIYGNGGNELIYLTSADFMTRNIDNRVEVGFPIYDESLKKEVRDIIDIQLRDNTKAREITGTSVNKYQKTKEETLTRAQIDIYNYLKNKNTIN; encoded by the coding sequence ATGGATACTAAAAACATTCCTTTAATTAATCGGGAAATAAGCTGGCTATACTTTAACGACAGGGTTTTGCAGGAAGCTGCCGACCCGGCTGTACCCTTAATTGAACGGATAAGGTTCCTGGCCATCTTCTCATCCAACCTTGATGAATTTTACAGGGTAAGGGTAGCCACGCTGTCGCGCCTGGCCAACTTAAACGAGAAAGCAAAAGAAATTTTAGGTTACAACCCCAAAAAAGTACTGGCCCAGATAAAAACCATAGTGGTAAAGCAGGAGCGCAAGTTTAACCACCTGTACGAAGATATTATTGTAAAAGAACTTGCTGAAGAAAAGATATTCCTGCTGAACGATAAACAGCTAAACGTTACCCGTGGCGAATTTGTAAAAAGCTTTTTCAGGGAAAAACTATTATCTACACTGGTACCCATAATGCTGGATGACACCCTGCCGATGCCGGAATTGCGCGACAGGGCCATTTACTTTTTTGTAAAGCTTACCAATGGTAAAAAATCAAGGTTCGCGCTAATAGAGTTTCCGGATAATTTACCCCGCTTTTTGGTACTGCCCGAAACCAACAACCTGAAGTTTATTATCCTGCTTGATGATATCATCAGATATAATTTAGAGGACATCTTCTTTATTTTCGATCATGACAATATCGAAGCTTACTCGTTACAGCTAACACGCGATGCCGAGCTTGACCTGGACAAAGAAGTAAGCGTAAAATTCATTGACGCTTTAGCCAAAAGCCTACAAAAACGGAGCAAGGGTAAGCCAATGCGCCTGTTATACGACGGCGAAATGCCCGAGGAAATGCTGAATTACCTGGTAAAAAAAATGAAACTGGGTAAAGAGAATTTGATACCCGGCAACCGCTACCATAACTTTAAAAACTTTATCGCTTTTCCTAATGTAGGCCGGCCCGACCTTGAATACACCAAAAATCTGCCGCTGGCGGTTGATGGCCTGTCGTTTGGTAAAAGCCTGATGGGGATGATAGCCAAAAAAGACTTCCTTATCAGTACGCCATATCAGTCTTTTGATTATGTAATACACTTTTTACGCGAGGCAGCTATCGACCCTAAGGTTAAAGAAATAAGCATAACCGTATACCGCCTGGCCGAAAACTCAAAGATCATTCACGCGCTTATTAATGCCGCTAAAAATGGCAAGCGGGTATACTGTTTGGTGGAGCTGCGCGCAAGGTTTGATGAATCGAACAATATATACTGGAGCAACAGGCTGGAGGAGGGTGGAGTAAACGTTTTATACGGCATGGATGGTTATAAGGTGCACTCAAAAATATGCCTGGTAACCCGTATGGAAAAAGGCAAGCAGGCTTACTACGCCTGCCTGTCTACCGGTAACTTTAACGAGAAAACGGCTGCTATTTATGCCGACCACACCTTGCTTACCGCAAATAAAAAAATAACCGCCGATTTGGTTAACATATTTAGGGCCCTAAATAAAAACACCTTACCCAAAGGTTTAAAAAACCTTATTGTATCGCCAATAGATTCGCGGCCAAACATATACCAGCTTATTGATAACGAAATAAAGCTGGCTAAAGCAGGTAAAAAGGCCTACATGATATTTAAAATGAACAGCCTTGCCGATGAACAGCTTATAGCAAAATTATACCAGGCAAGTAACGCCGGGGTACGTATAAAGCTGATCGTTCGTGGTATGTGCTGCCTGATACCCGGTGTAAAAGGCTGCAGCGAAAACATTAAGATCATCAGCATTGTAGATAAATACCTTGAGCATTCGCGCGTTCATATTTATGGCAATGGTGGCAACGAACTGATATACCTTACCTCGGCCGATTTTATGACACGTAATATAGATAACCGGGTAGAAGTTGGTTTCCCAATATACGACGAGAGCCTTAAAAAAGAGGTGAGAGATATTATTGATATACAACTGCGCGATAATACAAAGGCCCGCGAAATTACCGGTACAAGTGTAAATAAATACCAAAAAACAAAAGAAGAAACGCTTACACGCGCCCAGATAGACATTTACAACTACCTTAAAAACAAAAATACAATAAATTGA
- a CDS encoding YajQ family cyclic di-GMP-binding protein, protein MPSFDIVSKIDGQTLDNAINVAKKEILNRYDFNDSKSTIELDKKTNQIDILTENDMRVKAIEGAIISRMVKQGLDAKALDFGKEHYASGNMIRKEIKIKEGIDKEAAKKIVKKIKDSGLKVQASIMDDQVRVQAKKIDDLQAVISLCRKEDFGQPVQYINMRD, encoded by the coding sequence ATGCCCTCATTTGATATTGTAAGCAAAATAGATGGCCAAACGCTTGATAATGCTATTAACGTTGCCAAAAAAGAGATTTTAAACCGTTACGATTTCAACGACTCTAAAAGCACCATTGAACTGGACAAAAAAACCAACCAGATAGACATACTTACCGAAAACGACATGCGCGTAAAAGCCATTGAAGGCGCAATTATTAGCCGCATGGTTAAACAGGGCCTTGACGCTAAAGCGCTTGATTTTGGAAAGGAACATTACGCATCGGGCAACATGATACGTAAAGAAATAAAGATAAAAGAAGGTATTGATAAAGAAGCGGCCAAAAAGATAGTGAAGAAGATAAAGGATAGCGGCCTTAAAGTACAGGCATCTATTATGGACGACCAGGTGCGTGTACAAGCCAAAAAGATAGATGACCTGCAAGCGGTTATCAGCCTGTGCCGTAAAGAAGATTTTGGCCAGCCCGTGCAGTATATTAATATGAGGGATTAG
- a CDS encoding Hsp20/alpha crystallin family protein, translating to MTLVKFNNGLKSNASPFFNDVFDSILNDTFLSDKLVTRVPAVNIAENDNEFHIELAVPGLKKEDFKINLDKNILTISAENKSEETAESKKYSKREYSYSSFVRSFTLPDSADHSKIEADYTDGILRLTVAKREEAKFQSREIAVK from the coding sequence ATGACACTGGTAAAATTTAACAACGGACTAAAAAGTAATGCAAGCCCATTCTTTAACGATGTATTCGATTCGATATTGAACGATACATTTTTAAGCGACAAATTGGTAACCCGCGTACCTGCGGTTAACATTGCCGAAAACGATAACGAATTCCATATCGAATTGGCTGTACCGGGCTTAAAAAAGGAAGATTTTAAGATCAACCTTGACAAGAACATTTTAACTATATCAGCCGAAAATAAAAGTGAAGAAACTGCTGAATCTAAAAAATACAGCAAACGCGAGTACAGCTACAGCTCATTTGTAAGGTCATTCACCTTACCTGATAGCGCCGACCATTCAAAAATCGAAGCTGATTATACCGATGGTATATTAAGGTTAACTGTAGCTAAAAGAGAAGAAGCTAAATTTCAATCAAGAGAAATAGCTGTAAAGTAA
- a CDS encoding acyl-CoA thioesterase: MAEKISDYKFKTAITIRFSDIDAVGHVNNAVYLTYFEAARFNYWREVTNLDVKETDIIVGRSEINYLKPVTINDQLLCYVRVIRIGNSSFDVMHVLTKITDKGEEICTTCKTVCISYDYDTNKSMPIPAEGRRKMIEYDEPRLILNTN, from the coding sequence ATGGCTGAAAAAATATCAGATTATAAGTTTAAAACTGCTATCACCATTCGGTTTTCGGATATAGATGCAGTTGGCCACGTAAATAATGCAGTATACCTTACTTATTTTGAAGCGGCTCGTTTTAACTATTGGCGCGAGGTTACCAATTTAGATGTGAAGGAAACAGACATTATTGTAGGCCGGTCAGAGATCAATTATTTAAAGCCCGTAACCATTAACGACCAATTATTATGCTACGTAAGGGTGATACGGATTGGCAACAGCAGTTTTGATGTTATGCACGTGCTTACAAAAATCACGGATAAGGGCGAAGAAATATGTACTACCTGTAAAACAGTATGCATCAGCTACGATTATGATACCAATAAATCGATGCCTATTCCTGCAGAGGGGCGCCGAAAAATGATTGAATATGACGAGCCAAGGCTGATATTAAATACAAATTAG
- a CDS encoding FAD-binding protein: MTYNKITGDILAAITAIAGAGAVLTEKTAIENYSHDETEDLVYYPEVVVKPSIVEQVSALMKLCNEHLIPVTPRGAGTGLAGGALAINGGLMLSMERFNNILNIDEQNLQATVEPGVITETFIDAVAQKGLLYPVDPASKGSCFIGGNVANCSGGPRVVKYGTIREYILNLEVVLPNGDVIWTGANTLKYASGYNLTQLLIGSEGTLGIVTKIVTKLIPKPTLDALMLASFPTNEDACAAVSAIFRAGVIPSAVEFMERRGIEWVIQHDGITFDLKDGIEAFLLIEVDGTNQDVIFADCEQINTVLEQHNCQDVLFADSSAQKEEIWRVRRTMAVSVKSNSVYKEEDTVVPRAALPLLIKGIKEVGAKYGFSSVCYGHAGDGNLHVNIIKESMSDADWNSKLKDGITEIFELTVNLGGTISGEHGIGLVQKDFMHLKYTPLHFAIWKGIKAVFDPNGILNPGKIF; encoded by the coding sequence ATGACCTACAATAAAATTACCGGGGATATATTGGCGGCAATAACCGCTATTGCTGGAGCCGGAGCCGTATTGACCGAGAAAACTGCTATTGAGAACTATAGCCACGATGAAACCGAAGACCTTGTTTACTACCCCGAAGTAGTCGTAAAGCCATCAATTGTTGAGCAAGTGTCGGCATTGATGAAACTTTGCAATGAGCATTTAATACCTGTAACACCACGCGGGGCCGGAACCGGTTTAGCAGGTGGCGCACTGGCCATAAACGGCGGCCTGATGCTATCAATGGAGCGTTTTAATAACATCCTGAATATTGATGAGCAAAACCTGCAGGCTACAGTAGAGCCCGGCGTAATTACCGAAACATTTATTGATGCCGTGGCGCAAAAAGGCCTGCTTTATCCTGTTGACCCGGCAAGTAAAGGCAGTTGCTTTATTGGCGGCAATGTGGCTAATTGCTCCGGCGGCCCAAGGGTTGTTAAATATGGCACCATACGCGAATATATATTGAATTTAGAAGTAGTATTGCCTAACGGCGATGTGATATGGACGGGAGCTAATACACTTAAATATGCATCAGGTTATAACCTTACGCAATTGTTAATAGGCTCGGAGGGTACGCTGGGTATCGTTACCAAAATAGTAACTAAATTAATACCTAAACCAACTTTAGACGCGTTGATGCTGGCATCGTTCCCAACCAACGAGGATGCCTGCGCCGCTGTATCGGCTATTTTTAGGGCAGGTGTAATACCATCGGCGGTTGAGTTTATGGAGCGCCGGGGCATTGAATGGGTAATACAGCACGATGGCATTACCTTCGATCTGAAAGATGGTATCGAAGCATTTTTGTTAATAGAAGTTGACGGCACTAACCAGGATGTAATATTTGCCGATTGCGAGCAGATAAATACCGTTTTAGAGCAGCATAATTGCCAGGATGTATTATTTGCCGATTCATCGGCCCAAAAAGAGGAGATATGGCGCGTTAGGCGCACCATGGCCGTTTCTGTTAAATCAAACTCGGTTTACAAAGAAGAAGACACTGTTGTGCCACGTGCTGCTTTGCCATTACTTATAAAAGGCATTAAAGAGGTAGGGGCTAAGTACGGCTTTTCATCCGTTTGCTATGGCCATGCCGGCGATGGCAACCTGCATGTAAACATTATTAAAGAAAGCATGAGTGATGCCGACTGGAACAGCAAATTAAAAGATGGCATCACCGAAATATTTGAACTAACGGTAAACTTAGGCGGCACCATATCCGGCGAGCATGGCATTGGCCTGGTTCAAAAAGATTTTATGCACCTAAAATATACGCCACTACACTTTGCCATTTGGAAAGGTATAAAAGCGGTATTTGACCCTAACGGTATATTGAATCCAGGAAAGATATTTTAA
- the folB gene encoding dihydroneopterin aldolase, with protein MITVGLQGAEFFAYHGFYPEEQLTGTHFLVDIQVAFDTGTNLSDDNISHTVNYETLYEIADAEMQEPKKLIETVAQAILTRVTTAFTFIQTAEVTIRKLNPPFKGPVKYSVITLNYHK; from the coding sequence ATGATAACAGTAGGTTTACAAGGCGCTGAGTTTTTTGCATACCATGGTTTTTACCCCGAAGAGCAATTAACAGGCACTCATTTTTTGGTGGATATACAGGTGGCCTTTGATACAGGTACAAATCTTAGCGACGATAACATTAGCCATACAGTAAACTACGAAACCCTTTATGAGATTGCCGACGCAGAAATGCAGGAACCCAAAAAACTGATCGAAACTGTGGCGCAAGCCATACTAACACGTGTTACCACGGCCTTTACTTTTATACAAACAGCCGAAGTAACCATCCGCAAGCTTAACCCACCGTTTAAAGGGCCTGTTAAATATTCGGTGATCACGCTTAATTACCATAAGTAA
- a CDS encoding acyl-CoA dehydrogenase produces MAKTDLYEAPDYYLLDELLTEEHKLIRTSVRDWVKKELSPIIEDYAQKAEFPKQLIGGLAEIGAFGPTIPVEYGGAGLDYMAYGIIMQEIERGDSGIRSAASVQGSLVMYPINAYGSEEQKMKYLPKLASGELMGCFGLTEPDHGSNPGGMTTNIKDAGDHYILNGAKMWISNAPFADIAIVWAKDESGKIRGLIAERGMEGFTTPETHNKWSLRASATGELVFDNVKIPKENILPNVAGLKGPLGCLNQARYGIAWGALGAAMDCYDTALRYSKERVQFGRPIAGFQLQQKKLAEMITEITKGQLLVWRLATLKNENRATAAQISMAKRNSVEIAINIAREARQMLGGMGITGEYPIMRHMMNLESVITYEGTHDIHLLITGMDVTGEDAFK; encoded by the coding sequence ATGGCAAAGACCGACCTTTACGAAGCACCTGATTATTACCTTTTAGACGAACTGCTAACCGAAGAACATAAGCTGATCCGCACATCGGTACGCGATTGGGTGAAGAAGGAATTGAGCCCTATAATTGAAGACTACGCCCAAAAGGCTGAGTTTCCGAAACAACTGATTGGCGGCCTTGCCGAGATAGGTGCCTTTGGCCCTACTATACCGGTTGAATATGGCGGCGCGGGTTTAGATTACATGGCCTATGGTATCATTATGCAGGAGATAGAGCGTGGCGATTCGGGCATTCGTTCGGCGGCATCGGTGCAGGGCTCGTTGGTGATGTATCCTATCAATGCTTATGGGTCGGAAGAACAAAAAATGAAATACCTGCCTAAATTGGCTTCGGGGGAATTGATGGGTTGCTTTGGATTAACAGAACCCGACCATGGATCAAACCCGGGCGGTATGACCACCAATATTAAAGATGCAGGCGACCATTATATACTTAACGGTGCCAAAATGTGGATATCAAACGCCCCGTTTGCCGACATTGCCATTGTTTGGGCTAAAGACGAGAGCGGTAAGATACGCGGCCTGATTGCCGAACGCGGCATGGAAGGTTTTACCACTCCCGAAACACATAACAAGTGGTCGTTACGCGCATCGGCAACCGGCGAGTTGGTTTTTGATAACGTAAAGATCCCGAAGGAAAATATTTTGCCTAATGTAGCCGGTTTAAAAGGGCCGTTAGGTTGCTTAAACCAGGCCCGTTATGGTATTGCATGGGGTGCCTTAGGCGCCGCTATGGATTGCTACGACACCGCGCTGCGTTACTCAAAGGAACGCGTACAATTTGGCCGCCCTATAGCGGGTTTTCAGCTACAGCAAAAAAAACTTGCCGAAATGATAACGGAAATAACCAAAGGTCAGCTGTTGGTTTGGCGTTTGGCAACGTTAAAAAACGAGAACCGTGCAACAGCCGCCCAAATATCAATGGCAAAACGCAACAGCGTAGAGATAGCTATTAATATAGCCCGCGAAGCGCGACAGATGCTTGGAGGGATGGGTATAACCGGTGAGTACCCAATAATGAGGCACATGATGAACCTGGAATCGGTAATTACTTATGAGGGCACACACGATATTCATTTGCTGATAACCGGTATGGATGTGACCGGCGAGGACGCGTTTAAATAA
- a CDS encoding GHKL domain-containing protein: protein MTLIKDNTAKSILRHCWLYAFLIVLAACQQKTTTDKGDYSNEFLPILSKVDKYWGSKSPEYSLHFLDSSLNKLPNATVSDRFRTYATHYVYWQKFKHDYNKSIVYADSMLAMANKSINKKQYSSLYAEANFARGDAYFELNQFTDAYQSYYQGYLTGKNYVNIAALADYTYRMGMIMYKKGHYKLAAKYFKDSFNQNITQGLTTNKDFVGFYRTQELLDNIGLSYRHNNENDSAIVYFDKALKYINANAYKFPDRKQHLEMALGVVYGNKAEVYIQKGNNLPAIELLKKSISINLKPGYDNHDAELTEVKLGQLYLKQNEGDSLITLLGDLRNQLDTVKNPDAEADYNRLLGNYYITKGDLRKAIDHIQLYNTQKDSIAKISSLLMETDVNQQLANYEKQHEIDLLSNNNKLQVIYLYVSIFFAVMSLIIIFLVVRNWRRSKKDVQVVNVLNQQINEQNSVLEDALTEIKLSSQEKDRILRTVAHDLRNPIGGIASLTTMMADDEYTDEQKELINLVKETSFNSLELINEILEATNMNSVNLNLEQVEINSLVSNSVELLRFKAAEKGQTILLETLDKQQELYISREKIWRVISNLISNAIKFSPTGATINVKVTQQTNQVVIVVKDHGIGIPEKLRDQVFNMFTSAQRPGTNGEKSFGLGLSICRQIMEKHNGKIWFDSEINQGTTFYISLPLSTANNPANLPQQVSVPVA, encoded by the coding sequence TTGACGCTTATTAAAGATAACACCGCCAAAAGTATATTGCGGCATTGTTGGCTTTATGCTTTTTTAATTGTTTTAGCGGCGTGTCAGCAAAAAACAACAACCGATAAGGGCGACTATTCAAACGAGTTTTTACCTATTCTATCTAAAGTAGACAAATATTGGGGTTCAAAAAGCCCCGAATACAGCCTTCACTTTCTCGACTCCTCATTAAATAAGCTACCTAATGCTACCGTTAGCGATCGTTTTAGGACGTACGCCACGCATTATGTGTATTGGCAAAAATTTAAGCACGATTATAACAAAAGCATTGTATATGCCGATAGTATGCTGGCCATGGCCAATAAAAGCATCAATAAAAAGCAATATTCATCGCTTTATGCCGAGGCTAACTTTGCACGCGGCGATGCGTATTTTGAACTTAACCAGTTTACAGATGCATACCAATCGTACTACCAGGGTTACCTAACCGGTAAAAACTATGTTAATATAGCCGCACTGGCCGATTATACTTACCGCATGGGTATGATAATGTACAAAAAAGGCCATTACAAGTTAGCTGCTAAGTATTTTAAAGATAGCTTTAACCAAAACATTACCCAGGGCCTTACAACCAATAAGGATTTTGTGGGATTTTACCGCACACAGGAGCTTTTAGATAATATTGGCTTAAGCTATAGGCACAACAACGAGAATGACAGTGCCATTGTATACTTTGACAAGGCATTAAAATATATAAACGCTAATGCCTATAAATTCCCCGACCGTAAACAGCATTTAGAAATGGCCCTGGGCGTTGTTTATGGTAACAAGGCCGAAGTTTATATACAAAAAGGTAATAACCTGCCGGCCATCGAACTGCTTAAAAAGAGCATCAGTATTAACCTTAAACCGGGTTACGACAACCACGACGCGGAGTTAACCGAAGTTAAACTGGGGCAATTGTACCTTAAACAAAACGAAGGCGACTCTTTGATTACCTTACTGGGCGATTTACGCAACCAGTTAGATACGGTTAAAAACCCTGATGCCGAGGCCGATTATAACCGCTTGCTGGGTAATTACTACATTACGAAAGGCGATTTGCGCAAAGCTATAGACCATATACAGCTATACAACACACAAAAAGATTCGATAGCTAAGATATCCAGTTTGCTGATGGAAACAGATGTGAACCAGCAGCTGGCCAATTACGAGAAACAACACGAAATAGACCTGCTAAGCAACAATAACAAGCTACAGGTGATATACTTATATGTAAGTATATTCTTTGCGGTAATGTCGCTTATTATCATCTTTTTGGTGGTGCGTAACTGGCGGCGGTCAAAAAAGGATGTGCAGGTTGTGAATGTATTAAACCAGCAAATTAATGAGCAGAACAGTGTTTTGGAGGATGCCTTAACCGAAATAAAACTAAGCAGTCAGGAAAAAGACCGCATTTTACGTACAGTAGCTCACGATTTACGTAACCCTATAGGTGGCATCGCATCATTAACAACCATGATGGCTGATGACGAGTATACCGATGAGCAAAAAGAACTGATCAATCTGGTAAAGGAAACCTCGTTTAACTCGCTTGAGCTGATCAACGAAATTTTAGAGGCAACCAACATGAATTCGGTTAACCTTAACCTTGAGCAGGTTGAAATAAATTCGCTGGTAAGCAATAGTGTAGAGCTATTACGTTTTAAAGCCGCCGAAAAAGGCCAAACGATCCTGCTGGAAACGTTAGATAAGCAGCAAGAATTATACATTAGCCGCGAAAAAATATGGCGCGTGATAAGCAACCTGATAAGTAATGCCATTAAGTTTAGCCCAACCGGCGCAACTATAAATGTAAAAGTTACCCAGCAAACCAACCAGGTTGTTATAGTTGTTAAAGATCATGGTATAGGCATCCCCGAGAAACTAAGAGACCAGGTATTTAATATGTTTACCAGTGCCCAAAGGCCGGGTACCAATGGCGAAAAATCATTCGGGCTGGGCCTGTCTATCTGCAGGCAAATAATGGAGAAACACAACGGTAAAATATGGTTTGATAGCGAAATTAACCAGGGCACTACTTTTTACATTAGTTTGCCCTTATCAACAGCTAACAACCCTGCCAACCTACCGCAGCAGGTTAGCGTACCAGTGGCCTGA